The Methanofastidiosum sp. DNA segment AGGAGCCAAGCTAACAGAAAAAGGACTAAAGATAGCTAACAAAATAAAAAGAAAACATAGAATAGTAGAAGTATTTCTTTTTGATTATTTAAAAATAAATCCAGAAAATATCCATGCTGAAGCTTGTAGAATGGAACACTGTATCTCTGACAATGTTACTGACGCTTTGTGTAAAATGATGAGTGGGCCCTCAAAATGCCCTTGTGGTAAAGAAATACCAAAATGCGATCCAGATAAAAATTGTGATGTTTGTAAGAGGCGATAAAACATGGGTGTTACAATTGCACTAGTTGGAAGTCCAAATGTTGGAAAAAGTGTAATATTCTCTCATCTTACAGGTAAGTATGTAACCGTTTCTAACTATCCCGGGACAACAGTCGAATTATCAAGGGGCAAGGGTTTATTGCCTCTAAAAAAAGTTGATATTATAGATACTCTACCAATGGGAAAGGACTTACTAGCTCTAAAGAACGTTGATATTATTGATACTCCTGGATCAAACAGTATAGTTCCAATGTCTGAAGACGAAGAGGTAACAAGAAACGTGCTTATCTCAGGAGAAATAGACTATGTAGTCCAAGTAGCAGATGAAAAGAATCTTCAGAGGGCATTAATGATTTCTTCAGAACTCTCTGAACTCGAATTACCTTTTACTCTTGTTTTGAATATGGCAGATGAGGCTAGAAGAAAAGGCGTAATAATAGACCTAGATAGGCTTTCAAAAATACTAGGAGTGCCTGTAGTTGAAACTGTCGCTGTAGAAGGTAAGGGCATAGCAAAAATGAAGAAATCAATAGTAAATTCATCAAAAGCTCACGTTAAAGTAAATTATGGGAAGCTTGAAAATTCTATAGAAGAATTAACAAAAATACTTGGTAATAGAGGTAAAGCTATAATGGCCTTGTCAGATGAATCTTTTCCTGAAAAGATTCTAAAAGATAAAAAAAAGATTGAAGAGGTAAAAGAAATTATACGAAAAGAGAAAGAGTCTATTTCGGTACCCCTCTTTTACTATATTAGAGAAAAAAGACGAGAAGAAACATTGCACATATTAAGAAAAGTTAAAGAAGAAGAAAAAATATTAAAAACACAGTTTTCTGAAAAGCTTAGTAATTTAACTTTAAATCCTGTTACAGGGATACCGATATTTTTGGGCATAGTCTTATTGCTTTACCAGTTTGTTGGTTTTCTTGGAGCCCAAGTAATGGTTGAATTTTTGGAAGAAAAGATCTTTGGAGAGATTCTTAATCCGGCGCTTACTATTATTTTTGAGAGGTATATTGTCAATGATTTTATTTCAAGAATGTTTGTTGGCGAGTTTGGAATAGTTACTATGGCATTGACATATGCAATAGCGATAATATTTCCAATTGTTCTAACTTTTTTCATAGCATTTGGGCTTCTAGAAGATTCAGGATATTTCCCAAGGCTTGCAGTTATGGGTAACAAACCTT contains these protein-coding regions:
- a CDS encoding metal-dependent transcriptional regulator, with the translated sequence VIEKKIAKTSDIAKSLGVSPSSVTEVIQRLNKNDLIFYEPYKGAKLTEKGLKIANKIKRKHRIVEVFLFDYLKINPENIHAEACRMEHCISDNVTDALCKMMSGPSKCPCGKEIPKCDPDKNCDVCKRR
- the feoB gene encoding ferrous iron transport protein B encodes the protein MGVTIALVGSPNVGKSVIFSHLTGKYVTVSNYPGTTVELSRGKGLLPLKKVDIIDTLPMGKDLLALKNVDIIDTPGSNSIVPMSEDEEVTRNVLISGEIDYVVQVADEKNLQRALMISSELSELELPFTLVLNMADEARRKGVIIDLDRLSKILGVPVVETVAVEGKGIAKMKKSIVNSSKAHVKVNYGKLENSIEELTKILGNRGKAIMALSDESFPEKILKDKKKIEEVKEIIRKEKESISVPLFYYIREKRREETLHILRKVKEEEKILKTQFSEKLSNLTLNPVTGIPIFLGIVLLLYQFVGFLGAQVMVEFLEEKIFGEILNPALTIIFERYIVNDFISRMFVGEFGIVTMALTYAIAIIFPIVLTFFIAFGLLEDSGYFPRLAVMGNKPLKFLGLNGKAILPLILGCGCVTMATITVRTLDSKKERIIATLLLALGVPCSAQIAVIFAMASALSFNALLFVFSVVLLQLIIIGALSSKIIKGQSSDFIMELPPLRVPKFSNIIYKTLMRLEWYAKEVIPIFILGTLVLFFFNEFNILGVIERIFSPVVVSFLELPKEAARAFLMGFFRRDYGAAGLFQLQDIGLMSNLQTVVSLIVITLFVPCIANLFVIIKERGPKVAAMIFIFVLIYAVFVGGVTNIFLKYTGIMF